A region of Panicum virgatum strain AP13 chromosome 8N, P.virgatum_v5, whole genome shotgun sequence DNA encodes the following proteins:
- the LOC120686806 gene encoding probable methyltransferase At1g27930: protein MKPPGRRGLLFAGACALLLAAFYLVAALVMTPLAPYLLPPLALSLPCLPAVAAPSGSGYGAPGVAALADAAVAYATMETVPQQSRDEISLSLAVLRRRAPLRLLVFGLGRDSTLWHALNPGGATVFLEEDPAWYRVVRAQSPFLRAHLVAYRTRLDQADRLLATYKDYPACLPGSGGGGGGNGTLRVRGNWACPLALHNLPPEVYETEWDMFMIDAPKGYFAAAPGRMAAIWTAAALARARRGEGDTDVFLHDVDRRVEKTFAEEFLCDKYRVGGTGRLWHFRIPPVSRRGDATAAAGGPRPFC, encoded by the coding sequence ATGAAgccccccggccgccgcggcctcctcttCGCCGGCGCGTGCGCGCTGCTGCTCGCGGCGTTCTACCTGGTGGCCGCGCTCGTGATGACGCCGCTGGCGCCGTACCTGCTCCCGCCGCTGGCCCTGTCGCTGCCGTGCCTGCCGGCGGTCGCGGCGCCCTCCGGGTCCGGGTACGGCGCGCCTGGCGTGGCCGCGCTggcggacgccgccgtggcgtACGCCACCATGGAGACCGTGCCGCAGCAGTCGCGGGACGAGATCTCGCTGTCGCTcgccgtgctccgccgccgcgcgccgctgcggCTGCTGGTGTTCGGCCTGGGCCGCGACTCCACGCTCTGGCACGCGCTCAACCCCGGCGGCGCCACCGTCTTCCTCGAGGAGGACCCCGCGTGGTACCGCGTCGTGCGCGCGCAGTCGCCGTTCCTCCGCGCGCACCTCGTCGCCTACCGCACGCGCCTCGACCAAGCCGACCGCCTCCTTGCCACCTACAAGGACTACCCGGCCTGCCtccccggctccggcggcggcggcggcggcaacggcacCCTGCGCGTGCGCGGCAACTGGGCGTGCCCGCTGGCGCTGCACAACCTGCCACCCGAGGTGTACGAGACCGAGTgggacatgttcatgatcgacGCGCCCAAGGGGTActtcgcggcggcgccggggaggaTGGCGGCGATATGGACCGCGGCGGCcctggcgcgcgcgcgccgcggcgagggGGACACCGACGTGTTCCTGCACGACGTGGACCGGAGGGTGGAGAAGACGTTCGCGGAGGAGTTCCTCTGCGACAAGTACCGGGTGGGTGGGACCGGCCGGCTGTGGCACTTCAGGATCCCGCCGGTTTCACGGCGCGGGGAtgcgacggcggccgccggtGGCCCGAGACCGTTCTGTTAA